The sequence ATTCAGTGTTACAAATGACATTACATTGGGATGCGCACTAACTTTACCCTTTATTACCAAAGACTAATATTCAGTGTTACAAATGACATTACATTGGGATGCGAACTAATTTTTACCTTACACTACCAAAGACTATTATTCAGTGTTACGAATGATATTACATTAGGATGCGCACTAACTTAAAGAACAGATTAACTTTAGAACAGATTAACTTAGATACTACATTACTATGCAATGTCCAGGTTAGTTTATATCATCAGAGACTAACATTCAACATTGCACATTAGCTCACACTGGTATGCACTAAAAAAgaaacggtaacactttacttgacagtatggacataagagtgacatgacactgtcatgaacatatgacactgtaatgacacatgaaccctaacctctaaccctaatcctaaccctaatccgaaccctaacttgttatgacaaaaaccgaatgtcacttaataaaaGAAGccttatgtcataaacatttatgaattgtttatgacacattcatgacagtgtcatgtcactcttacatCTCTGTATGTCCATACTCTGTATGTccatactgtcaagtaaagtgtaaccaaagaaacactaggcctacaACTTAGTGTCATACACAAAAATTCCCTATGCATTCCTATCAAAATATTACAGCAAATATGCAACAGATAAGCTTAGATGATCAGAATGTACAATCTATAATAATCAAAATAGAAATGACATTTGAATGGCGGATTTCACTTCTTGTTTTGTATACCTTCGTATAGCCTTTGATTCCTCAACAACTTACTGGTATTAAAaccaagacagagagacaactGCTGAGTCTGAAACTAGGACTGGATCATGGTCTGAAACTGGTTTTATCTAGTTATTAAATTAGATTTGGTTAGACAAGACTTTGTACATTCCAACTAGCGCCCAAGGACTTACTCGCGCAGCTCTGTGTAGATGGGGAGGACCTCCGGATGGCACACAAAAGCAAAAGCCAGGATAGGGATGGCGTAGGCTGTCTGCAAGACAAAACATGGGTCTTAAAATCAGTGGAAACTCTCTGAACCAACTTATGAAAAAGCAGTGAGGCCcctaaaccagagactttctaatgaggagacacagcactcaaaaaatcctccatagaaatgcatagggttagtttgtaacgccaatatgacAGTcgtgtgaatacattgagccaatcatctgctgtgttgtgaatacttcgagccaataatgtggtgtgttgtgaagaaatcgtgccaatcatgtgttgtgatctcgccgctggagcaagactgcagtagattggtgtcgtgaagccttgcgcacgcacatttctgccgagatggatgcccgacgagtgcccaaaaagcattgccatatggccgccgagtggagggacttgcctaaaaggactttgcctaAACTTATGAAAAGACTGTGAGACAACTCCCTTGTTCTGTACGTAGTGGTGCCCAAGATATCAGATACCCTTTTATTTAAATCATTCCATTGTTCTGGGCATTCTATTCCCCCTGGAACTTCCCCCAGAATTCCTTCCGTAATGAAGAGAGCATCTGACCACATCAATCTTAATGGGATGGTGGTAgcgtagcgtagtggctaaggggCTGGGCTAGCATGGAGTATAGCCAGTTGTGCGTTCAATTCCGGCTGCCACTGTtacgcccttgagcaaggcctctaaccctgagttgctctggggagactggcccttgtaataattgaCATACCGTAATAagccactttggataaaagccccAGCCAAATGAGTAAGCATAAGTATAAGTGTCTAGATCAAAAcaagaacaacaaaaaaaacagcctcTCTCAGATACAGACAGAGACGGACACAGTCTCACAGTATGGGTCAGAAGGCCCTCTGCTCACCTGAAGATTGATGGTGAGCATTTTAGCCAGACAGGTTTCGTCAGCCACACTATGCTCATGGTCGGAGATCAGACGCATAGGAAGTTCACCATCCGCCACACTTGTTGACAGGGACTGAAGATCGCCCAATGTGGTTGCGATGATAGGGGTGGTGAGGTCAGAGATTGTTTCCATGTGTCCATCAGTTGAACTCATTGTTGTAAATGTTGCATTAATCAACTCGTACAGGCTCTCTGTGGCATTTTCCATCAAGTTCTGCACATCAGTAGGCAGTAAGGTTGTCAAGCTGTCAGTGACTGTCGTAAATTCTGTGGGGCCTCCTGTTGTCAACATAAGCCCTGCTGTGGGGACTGCTGTGGGGAGCACTGAGTGTGTTGTAAACTCCATGCCCATGGAAGCTTCTGTGACTGTGATGTTGTGACTGTGACTGTCCAATGGACATTCAGAGGCAAACTTCTTGTAGATCACCTAGGAAAAGAAGACATGTTTGCAAAAATGTAATAGGTTTTGCAGTAACACTCTCCATAACATTGCCCTTGTAACCATAAACCACCGTGTGGGGAGCCACATGCTAATTATTAGTGTATAACAGTGTAACTAATGCCGGTCCAACCCCTGAACACTCACAGAAATGAGGAAAAACATCATGCAGGACAAAGAAAAGCCACTGGTGTATCCAAGGTAACCTGTaataaccacaaaaacatagcATAAGGTGGGGTTATTTTGGTATTTTGATAATGCCCCCACATTCTATTTGATGTGCAAGACCAATTTGAAGTTCATCGCAACAGTTATCGCAGCAGCACATAATCAGAATGAGGACTGTTGAGAGGTCTAATACAGTTTTAGTTCATTTGCTAGCTAATAACGTCGGTGTGGTTGTATGGTGTCCCAAGTAAAGCCCCAGGACCTCAAGTATGTGAGGGAAGCATAGCTTCATAAAGAAATAGACAGATGTACACTAATATGCACAAGCTTTAGGCATTTGTCTTTACACATTATTTTTATATCCTGTAGATTTTAAATAATTAATTTactgaatttaatttaatttcaagaagtttttttttttattcccttctgttctgtgtgtttatATACAATATTTGGATTTATTTTTGTCCACATTTTGAAAGAATCCTCAATTTTCAGCATTGCCTAAAACATGTGCAAAGTACGGTgcgtgatggtgatggtgatggtgttggtgggagggggggggggtgtatggacATACCAATCTGCCTCATGAGAGCGAGGGGGAGAATGACCACAATGCTGACAATGATGATGAGGTAGTTGCCATTCATGTACCACTCGCTGCCAGTGGGGGGAAAACAGGAAGTTGCATCACACTTCAATCACACATGGCAAAGGTGAAATGACGTTTATGAGTGATGCAAAGTTGTTTGACTACCATTCATCAGCAATCAAACAAGCAACGAAAAAGATGAATGAAGtgagaccctgaagggatttcaTGAGGTGATTTTTCTCTTTACACTtaccctgtgttttcttttcctACAAATGCTTGAATAACCAGAGGTAGCTCCGACTTTACAATAAATAAGTAGCTGGACATGGCTGTTGAGTAAGAACAAAACAGAACAGTTTTTGACATCAGTGATCAGAAGACACTTCTTATCACATATCAAGTATATGAAAAGTTGGAAAGTTAGGGGGAAAGCTGTAATGTAATTGCACAGAGATTTTTTCACATATTTTACCCATAGCACGTCAACCCTACAATGATCCTAAAAAACAACTTTCTCACCTCCAATGTTATGCATAGTTATGATTAAAGCTGCCACCACTTTTCCCGGGGTTCCAAAGGCTCGGTTCCCCAACTGTTCATAAGCCCGTATTCCTGACAAGACAAGAGAAAACAATGTAATTGGTTTCATAGATGTTCTTTCAAGAGCAATTTGTTACTATACTGGGAACCCCTGCTGTCATAAAGATATGACAAAAATGTTGCTTCACCCAATTCAATGctatattaataatattaacaTACAATATTTTAATTATAATTAAATATAATCAATTCATTAATATACTATGAAATGTATGTGATATCTAAATGGGACAACTCTTACCAACTACGCCAGCACTTCTCAGAAGAAGATGAATTGAGTAAGCGGATAAAACAGCAATACACGTCAACAGGATTCtagaaaagcaaacaaacaacaacaaatgatTATATAAAAACACATAAAACTTAGTAACAAAATCACACTGTCATATGTGACAAACAATATTCACTGTAATCAGGTAGATGTTTCCCAAAAGGTTTTTTGTGCATCGGCCATCGGTAGACTAGGCAACCATTTTGAATACTCTCTGTTGGTTATGATGGAGCAGAACCACAATGCTGTTGCGGAGGACGCAACGCAGGCCACCAAAATTGAATTAGCGTGTGTGCAGATACAGTAGGTAAGCCCAGTGACAAGAGTCAGAAGGCTGGGGACATGGATACTGTTTATTCACCTTATAACATTGCCAGTGCTGCTGGATCTGACCCTGCACCACACGGTCAAATCTCTCAATTACTCTGACAATCAATCgatcaataaataaatcaatcaatcaatatagAGGGCTCGACAAAATCTCAGACAGAGATTACATACACAGTATATATTAAATGCCCCTGGGCAGAAATTACTTCATATTCAGATTGGGTTTACACACTTTACAACCGGAGGTACTTTTAGGCCACCTGACCATGCATTTGTGTATTTTATAGCTTCCCGATTGTATatcaaagagaaaaaaaaacatttggaaaGAATGCCATTTGGAATAGTTAAAATGTACTTATTTTCTATTTCAAATTACCCAGGAATGCAACAACCTTCAATCTATACTTGTCTAATCCCAATTCATAAAACACATTACATCTACATTAATCTGCTGGATTAGGCTAATCAATTCTAGCAATTGTCATCATTTAAAATATTGCAAATAAATTGAATGACAGCCGTGGAAGGGCTCAAAGAGTTCCTCTTTCCCCCTGACAGTGATAATGACTATGACCCCCGTCTTATTCCTTAATCTCATTAACAACGCTGTCGTTCAAATCACTCATAGCCAgttctcgcacacacacacaccaactctgtGTTTGGGTTATTAAGTACTCCTCGCCTCAGAGCTTTCACAGATTGTTGACCCAGAGTCTGCCTCCTATCCCTCctccctaactctctctctctcacacacacacacacacatacacacacacacacacacacacacacacacacacacacacacacacacacatacacatacacatacactcacacacaaatacacactcacactcacactcacactcacacacacacacgcacacgcacacgcacacgcacacgcacacgcacacacacacacacac comes from Alosa sapidissima isolate fAloSap1 chromosome 7, fAloSap1.pri, whole genome shotgun sequence and encodes:
- the LOC121713067 gene encoding sodium-coupled neutral amino acid transporter 5-like, which translates into the protein MELQKMTNGHHCSDLSPEKIILEDGFEAAEEREEFLPHGTEGGKKVVQFTDFEGKTSFGMSVFNLSNAIMGSGILGLAYAMANTGIVLFIILLTCIAVLSAYSIHLLLRSAGVVGIRAYEQLGNRAFGTPGKVVAALIITMHNIGAMSSYLFIVKSELPLVIQAFVGKENTGEWYMNGNYLIIIVSIVVILPLALMRQIGYLGYTSGFSLSCMMFFLISVIYKKFASECPLDSHSHNITVTEASMGMEFTTHSVLPTAVPTAGLMLTTGGPTEFTTVTDSLTTLLPTDVQNLMENATESLYELINATFTTMSSTDGHMETISDLTTPIIATTLGDLQSLSTSVADGELPMRLISDHEHSVADETCLAKMLTINLQTAYAIPILAFAFVCHPEVLPIYTELREPTKNRMQGVANISIAAMFLMYLLTALFGYLTFYDHVESELLHAYSKTDTLILCVRLAVLMAVTLTVPVVLFPIRRALQQLLFPDKPFQWARHIIIALCVLIVVNILVIFVPNIRDIFGFIGATSAPSLIFILPGIFYLRIIPEEQEPMKSKSKMGAAAFAALGFIFMVMSISFIILDWASGEKRSGGGH